From Coturnix japonica isolate 7356 chromosome 1, Coturnix japonica 2.1, whole genome shotgun sequence, the proteins below share one genomic window:
- the LOC107313755 gene encoding LOW QUALITY PROTEIN: cytokine receptor common subunit beta-like (The sequence of the model RefSeq protein was modified relative to this genomic sequence to represent the inferred CDS: inserted 2 bases in 2 codons; deleted 1 base in 1 codon), which produces MKTFIFDKNMCSKDSMKMKAFCIFFLHLSLGFSDQAIKESVPMKSLKCHSDYNSLVTCTWKEHSEAHTLLGLTLYQRNDIKNDSQEMHCKKELEEDIHESSDPYSHWICWKKAEYFGIGVDDYYSFKPKQILDVQLKVHLFQNVQPLPPQNLLVTESSGAFLLTWTAPDGSQGLGSALEYEVAYKREWESWEVRAGGAGLLPSHRLSNITHCHLSHLVPGSRYFARVRARAEQSTGFSGQYXKWSSDVSWDPEGGIHPRNLRCLFNGAYLMCSWEVKKAIATSVIFGLFFRVTPASAEQECSPVYEKAFPHVPYVVQSCEIPVSNIRNQSQYQVSVRTKMEEKLIEASKNIKVLPPANVLVERIEKQQYELRWKKHTLQNGLIKQQYQVQFWEHNQYEKTVQTITITNDEPPFIFTDQMLSPSTKYRGRMRAMVNTQDYQGYWSEWSEEFTWETQNVLSPVILPLMLPVIIITLLIAAYCSFKYFLRQKKQWEENIPNPSKSLLFQSYLKNVPLRNKHARSQLDVNKCSLAENMDQPSFLQVVDRQTKILAESPEARTEKNEXALDLQSQYQALNALVVCPRTNCADANMTSQTAVTCFAFNGPYLYSPVTSSQSEMHQTLEVTSNPMEKQEKAMSLQYVTLPDKDSPQAAQRQEQSGAGPLQPFLLPDQKEVMRYLNYKREVSPLPTSCGKSTDVRTEDQKSPEAPGCPAFLQQCSLEYISTDSLLLPSTSNATHLPFVTAAGKPCDTQEPQQTI; this is translated from the exons atgaaaacatttatttttgataaaaATATGTGTTCAAAGGACAGTATGAAGATGAAAGcgttttgcattttttttctacatctgTCATTGGGCTTCAGTGACCAAGCCATTAAAG AAAGCGTTCCAATGAAGAGCTTGAAATGCCACAGTGACTACAACTCACTTGTGACCTGCACATGGAAGGAACATTCAGAGGCTCACACCCTACTTGGTTTGACTCTGTACCAAAGGAATGATATTAAAAA tgACAGTCAGGAGATGCATTGCAAAAAGGAGCTGGAAGAAGACATCCATGAGTCTTCAGATCCCTACAGCCATTGGATTTGttggaaaaaagcagaatattttggaaTTGGAGTGGATGACTATTACAGCTTCAAACCCAAGCAGATTCTTGACGTACAACTAAAAGTTCATCTTTTCCAAAATG TTCAGCCCCTTCCACCTCAAAACCTCTTGGTCACAGAAAGTTCAGGAGCCTTCCTGCTGACCTGGACAGCACCTGATGGAAGCCAAGGTCTGGGCAGTGCATTGGAATATGAAGTTGCTTACAAGCGGGAGTGGGAGTCCTGGGAGGtaagagcaggaggagctgggct GCTGCCTTCACATCGGCTCTCCAACATCACTCATTGCCATCTCAGTCACCTCGTTCCAGGGAGTAGATACTTTGCCCGTGTGAgagccagagcagagcagagcacaggcttCTCTGGGCAGT AGAAGTGGAGCTCAGATGTGTCCTGGGACCCTGAA G GTGGCATTCATCCCAGGAACCTTCGTTGCCTCTTCAATGGTGCGTATCTGATGTGCAGCTGGGAAGTGAAAAAAGCAATTGCCACCTCTGTCATCTTCGGCTTGTTCTTCAGGGTCACTCCAGCATCAGC GGAACAGGAGTGCTCTCCTGTGTATGAGAAGGCTTTTCCCCATGTGCCATACGTCGTGCAGAGCTGTGAGATCCCTGTTAGTAACATCAGGAATCAAAGCCAGTACCAAGTGTCTGTGAGAACCAAGATGGAGGAGAAACTGATAGAAGCCTCCAAGAACA TTAAGGTGCTGCCACCTGCAAATGTGTTAGTGGAACGGATAGAAAAGCAACAGTATGAACTGAGGTGGAAAAAACACACTTTACAGAATGGTTTGATAAAGCAGCAGTATCAAGTCCAGTTCTGGGAGCACAACCAATATGAAAAG ACTGTGCAGACAATAACAATTACCAATGATGAACCTCCCTTCATCTTCACTGATCAGATGTTGTCACCGTCTACAAAATACAGGGGAAGAATGCGTGCAATGGTGAATACTCAGGATTATCAGGGATACTGGAGTGAATGGAGTGAAGAGTTCACCTGGGAAACTCAGAACG ttctttcaccAGTGATTCTCCCACTGATGCTCCCAGTTATCATCATCACTTTGCTCATTGCTGCTTACTGCAGCTTTAAATACTTCCTCAG GCAGAAGAAGCAGTGGGAGGAAAATATTCCAAATCCCAGCAAGAGTCTGCTCTTCCAGAGCTACTTAAAG AATGTTCCTCTAAGAAACAAGCATGCAAGAAGTCAGCTGGACGTCAACAAATGCAGCCTTGCAGAGAACATGGATCAGCCTAGCTTCCTTCAAGTTGTGGACAG GCAGACGAAGATTTTGGCAGAGTCCCCTGAAGCGCGGACTGAGAAGAACG CTGCATTAGACCTACAGAGCCAATACCAGGCTTTAAATGCCCTAGTTGTCTGCCCGAGGACAAACTGTGCTGATGCAAATATGACTTCCCAA ACAGCAGTCACTTGCTTTGCATTCAATGGCCCATATTTGTACAGCCCAGTGACATCCTCTCAGTCTGAGATGCATCAGACACTGGAAGTGACCTCGAATCCAatggaaaaacaggagaaagccATGTCCCTGCAGTATGTGACCCTTCCAGACAAAGACAGtccccaggctgcacagaggcaAGAGCAGTCAGGAGCAGGTCCTCTGCagcccttccttctcccagaTCAGAAGGAAGTGATGCGTTATCTCAACTACAAGAGGGAAGTTTCACCACTTCCCACCAGCTGTGGGAAAAGCACAGATGTGAGAACAGAAGATCAGAAATCTCCAGAGGCTCCTGGCTGTCCCGCATTCCTTCAGCAGTGCTCCTTGGAGTACATCAGCACAGACAGCCTGTTACTGCCATCAACCAGCAATGCCACACACCTGCCATTCGTCACTGCTGCGGGGAAACCCTGTGATACACAGGAGCCCCAGCAGACCatttaa